One Nitrospirota bacterium genomic window carries:
- a CDS encoding helix-turn-helix transcriptional regulator yields MSARRVRQIRKRLGLTQAELAERLGTTRTTISRWEAGIRQPSRMVLNALGWLVEISGKSLKGGKRA; encoded by the coding sequence GTGAGCGCAAGGCGTGTCCGGCAGATTCGGAAAAGGCTTGGTCTCACACAAGCGGAATTGGCTGAACGCCTTGGAACGACACGGACAACCATTTCACGCTGGGAAGCCGGTATCCGGCAGCCATCGCGTATGGTCCTGAATGCTCTTGGTTGGTTAGTGGAGATTTCCGGGAAGTCGCTGAAAGGGGGGAAACGTGCCTAG
- a CDS encoding GAF domain-containing protein has translation MNKPLQILFVEDSEQDTEIVVHHLRKAGIDPRWDRVESSENFTTALKARPWDVVLADYTMPHFSGTEALSILKESGLQTPLIFISGTIGEETAVAAMRMGAADYVTKANLTRLLPAIERELRETEFRRERKRAEGWSDFLTEAGRVLVESLDYDATLHSIIHLAEKRIADWCAIYRLDDEGRLNHLWVPRDDPEKDALARELHGYAPTVTEESHPVVHALRSGQPMLIPEIPAALFEQTARDARHLELMRKANARTAMHVPLTARGHTFGVVTFVGGPSHCPYSEGDLGRAREFAAHAALAIDNARLFAEAEKARKDADEARRQMQRDFERLATLREVNRAISANLDPHAVLNVLLEESARVLGFPTVACICLVNPESGKLEPAALRGLEEKGARRHGLESPHCHCHSALGGKNPVFVANVQTDPSTLDRDLFERKGLVSCIGIPLEAQEEPLGVLSVYTFSAHAFSKAEVDLLSSLASEAGMVIRNSRLYEKVSRQADDLLQANRVQSEFLSFMSHELRTPLTALIGYAKMLREGLLGSITTNQQTALAKIMRYAGDLHAMISSILEATRIETGGARAESRDVSLRIFMEDLRAAYSTPLAKEIDLGWHYPEDLPTIRTDALKLRHIFQNLVDNAVKYTDKGHVAVALQHFPDERKIQLTVADTGIGIPSEDRPHIFDMFRQAERQHDRSRGGVGMGLYIVRKFVDLLGGTVDVQSEPGRGSTFTVTLPTEPPPQD, from the coding sequence ATGAACAAGCCGCTTCAAATCCTTTTCGTGGAAGATTCCGAGCAGGACACGGAGATTGTGGTTCACCATCTCCGCAAAGCCGGAATCGACCCGCGCTGGGATCGCGTGGAGTCCTCCGAGAACTTCACCACCGCCCTCAAGGCCCGCCCCTGGGACGTCGTTCTCGCCGACTACACCATGCCCCACTTCAGCGGCACGGAGGCCCTTTCGATCCTCAAGGAATCGGGACTCCAAACGCCGCTCATCTTCATCTCGGGAACGATCGGAGAGGAAACGGCCGTCGCCGCCATGCGGATGGGGGCGGCCGACTACGTCACCAAAGCAAACCTCACGCGGCTCCTGCCCGCCATCGAGCGGGAGCTTCGCGAAACGGAATTCCGCCGCGAGCGGAAACGGGCCGAAGGATGGTCGGACTTCCTCACGGAAGCCGGCCGCGTCCTCGTCGAATCGCTCGACTACGATGCCACGCTCCACAGCATCATCCATCTGGCCGAGAAACGGATCGCCGACTGGTGCGCGATCTATCGGCTCGACGATGAAGGACGGCTCAACCATCTCTGGGTCCCGAGGGACGATCCGGAGAAGGACGCCCTGGCTCGTGAACTGCACGGCTATGCCCCGACGGTAACCGAGGAGTCCCACCCCGTGGTACACGCGTTACGGTCGGGGCAGCCGATGCTGATACCCGAAATTCCGGCGGCCCTGTTCGAACAGACCGCGCGGGACGCCCGTCACCTCGAACTCATGCGAAAGGCCAACGCCCGAACGGCCATGCATGTCCCGCTCACCGCCCGCGGCCACACGTTCGGCGTGGTCACCTTCGTCGGCGGCCCTTCTCACTGCCCGTATTCAGAAGGAGACCTCGGCCGGGCGCGCGAGTTCGCCGCCCACGCGGCCCTCGCCATCGACAACGCGCGACTCTTTGCGGAGGCCGAAAAGGCCAGGAAAGACGCGGACGAAGCCCGTCGCCAGATGCAGCGGGACTTCGAGCGGCTGGCGACACTCCGGGAAGTGAACCGCGCCATCAGCGCCAATCTCGATCCCCACGCCGTGCTCAATGTCCTCCTCGAGGAATCCGCTCGAGTCCTGGGCTTTCCCACCGTAGCCTGCATCTGCCTCGTCAATCCGGAGAGCGGAAAACTGGAACCCGCGGCCCTCCGGGGGCTCGAAGAAAAAGGCGCACGGCGTCACGGCCTGGAATCGCCCCATTGTCACTGTCATTCCGCCTTGGGCGGCAAGAATCCCGTGTTCGTCGCGAACGTGCAGACGGATCCTTCGACCCTGGATCGGGATCTATTCGAACGGAAGGGCCTCGTATCGTGCATCGGAATTCCCCTTGAGGCCCAGGAAGAACCGCTGGGCGTTCTTTCGGTCTACACCTTTTCGGCCCACGCCTTCTCCAAGGCGGAGGTGGACCTCCTGTCCAGTCTCGCTTCGGAGGCGGGCATGGTCATCCGCAACTCCAGGCTCTACGAGAAGGTGAGCCGGCAGGCGGACGATCTCCTCCAGGCCAACCGCGTTCAATCGGAATTCCTCAGCTTCATGTCGCATGAACTTCGAACGCCGCTCACGGCGTTGATTGGTTACGCCAAGATGCTTCGCGAAGGCCTGCTGGGGTCCATCACAACCAATCAGCAAACGGCGCTCGCGAAAATCATGCGCTACGCCGGCGACCTGCACGCCATGATCTCCAGCATCCTCGAGGCCACCCGGATCGAAACGGGCGGCGCGCGCGCCGAATCACGGGACGTCTCCCTGCGTATCTTCATGGAAGATCTCCGTGCCGCCTACTCCACGCCGCTCGCGAAGGAGATCGACCTGGGATGGCACTACCCGGAAGATCTGCCCACGATTCGCACGGATGCCCTCAAGCTCCGCCATATTTTTCAAAACTTGGTCGACAATGCCGTCAAATACACGGACAAAGGCCACGTGGCGGTGGCCCTGCAGCACTTCCCCGATGAGCGAAAGATCCAGCTCACCGTCGCCGACACGGGAATCGGAATCCCCTCCGAAGACCGGCCCCACATTTTCGACATGTTCCGCCAAGCGGAAAGGCAGCACGATCGTTCGCGGGGAGGGGTCGGCATGGGGCTCTACATCGTCAGAAAATTCGTGGATCTCCTCGGCGGCACAGTGGACGTGCAGAGCGAGCCCGGCCGGGGATCCACCTTCACCGTCACCCTTCCCACCGAACCCCCTCCGCAGGACTGA
- a CDS encoding response regulator: MEDKTERKKVLIVEDDHDLAAMWAVNLSRHKLDVTQTYTRKGALHVLKGEKPGIIIVDMHLPDGSGLDVIREAKKQDPAVQCLVISGLPRKIYEQAALDAGACAYLQKPCWWEHIENVLPLR; encoded by the coding sequence GTGGAGGACAAGACCGAACGAAAAAAAGTTCTCATCGTGGAGGACGATCACGACCTCGCCGCCATGTGGGCGGTGAATCTCAGCCGGCACAAACTGGACGTCACCCAAACGTATACGCGCAAGGGCGCCCTCCATGTGCTCAAGGGGGAGAAGCCCGGAATCATCATCGTCGACATGCACCTGCCGGACGGGAGCGGCCTGGACGTCATTCGCGAGGCCAAGAAGCAGGATCCGGCGGTCCAGTGCCTCGTGATCAGCGGCCTTCCGCGAAAAATTTACGAGCAAGCCGCGCTGGATGCGGGCGCCTGCGCCTATCTTCAGAAACCGTGCTGGTGGGAGCACATCGAGAACGTGCTGCCGCTGAGGTGA
- a CDS encoding endonuclease III → MTLDDALRILRAEVRQWKVPVVGWYSPGAGEIAPGVRAESRTRSPYAVLISCILSLRTKDRTTHAAAERLFAAASTPRDMLTLTPRKIERLIYPVGFYRTKAKNILRISRILLERWGGRVPDTIEALLELPGVGRKTANLVVTLGYDKYGICVDTHVHRISNRWGYVQTRSPNETEMALRKKLPRRHWKTFNDLLVTYGQNLCVPISPWCSKCRISSFCRRVGVKTHR, encoded by the coding sequence ATGACCCTGGACGATGCCCTCCGCATCCTCCGAGCCGAGGTTCGGCAGTGGAAAGTGCCGGTCGTCGGTTGGTACTCTCCCGGCGCCGGCGAAATCGCCCCGGGGGTCCGGGCAGAGTCCCGCACACGGTCGCCGTACGCCGTTCTCATCTCCTGCATCCTCTCGCTTCGCACGAAAGACCGGACGACCCACGCCGCCGCTGAAAGACTTTTTGCGGCCGCCTCCACGCCGCGCGATATGCTCACGCTCACGCCGCGGAAAATCGAGAGATTGATCTACCCGGTCGGTTTCTACAGGACAAAGGCAAAAAACATTCTCCGGATCAGCCGAATCCTTCTTGAACGGTGGGGCGGTCGAGTCCCCGATACGATCGAAGCATTGCTGGAACTTCCCGGCGTCGGCCGAAAGACCGCGAATCTGGTCGTCACGCTCGGCTACGACAAGTACGGCATCTGCGTGGATACCCATGTCCATCGAATTTCGAATCGATGGGGCTACGTGCAAACCCGAAGCCCCAATGAGACCGAAATGGCTTTGCGCAAGAAACTTCCACGCCGCCATTGGAAAACATTCAACGACCTCCTCGTGACCTACGGACAGAACCTCTGCGTGCCCATTTCGCCGTGGTGCTCGAAGTGCAGGATTTCGTCGTTCTGTCGGAGGGTTGGCGTCAAGACGCACAGGTAG
- the maf gene encoding septum formation protein Maf produces the protein MGKIILASKSPRRSELLESMKIAFEAIPSAVQESLKEGEDPKDGCMRLALAKAFDVCEKVDGQSAEESWVIGADTLVVVNGTALGIPKSYDQARHMLRMLSGREHWVFTSFAVVNSVTRGWEAELVGTLVKMKEVDEQEIERYLQTGEPFDKAGAYAIQGIGAFMVEKIFGSYTNVVGLPMAELIQVLIKMGAIPGFPGKHEEEKK, from the coding sequence ATGGGCAAAATCATTCTCGCCTCGAAGTCGCCCCGGCGGTCGGAACTGCTTGAAAGCATGAAGATTGCCTTTGAGGCGATCCCCAGTGCCGTTCAAGAGAGTTTGAAGGAGGGGGAGGATCCGAAGGACGGTTGCATGCGGCTCGCCTTGGCCAAGGCGTTCGACGTCTGTGAAAAAGTCGACGGTCAGTCGGCGGAGGAATCGTGGGTGATCGGGGCCGACACCCTGGTGGTGGTGAACGGAACCGCCCTCGGCATTCCGAAATCGTACGACCAGGCGCGGCACATGCTGCGGATGCTCAGCGGGCGCGAGCACTGGGTGTTCACCTCGTTCGCCGTGGTCAACTCGGTCACGCGGGGATGGGAGGCGGAGTTGGTCGGAACGCTGGTGAAGATGAAAGAGGTGGACGAGCAGGAGATCGAGCGGTACCTCCAGACGGGCGAACCATTCGACAAGGCCGGGGCCTATGCCATTCAGGGGATCGGGGCGTTCATGGTGGAGAAGATATTCGGCTCGTACACCAACGTGGTGGGGTTGCCCATGGCGGAACTCATTCAGGTCCTGATCAAGATGGGCGCGATTCCGGGGTTCCCGGGGAAGCACGAGGAGGAGAAGAAGTGA
- a CDS encoding YggS family pyridoxal phosphate-dependent enzyme, with amino-acid sequence MPAVRPSDIAGRLREVRERIDRAARRSGRSAHDVRLVAVTKTLDAAVVQAACALGLSDFGENYIQEAAKKVAILVGEGARPTWHLIGHLQANKVKAVMGTFAWIHSVDRMSLLDDLARQGRAEAAMPELLLQVNLEQDRAKSTKFGFEPAELENALHAAAERRLPVRGLMTFPPYFEDPERARPYYARLRALREELARRDWGEGIEIRELSMGMSNDFETAIEEGATMVRVGTSLFGARMAEPSRDGQDGPKRGGARMAEPSRDGQDGLKRGGPRRRDE; translated from the coding sequence ATGCCGGCCGTCCGGCCTTCCGACATCGCCGGGAGGCTGCGGGAGGTTCGGGAGAGAATCGACCGGGCGGCGCGACGGTCCGGCCGATCGGCCCACGACGTCCGTTTGGTCGCGGTCACGAAGACGCTCGACGCCGCCGTGGTCCAAGCGGCCTGCGCGCTCGGCCTTTCGGACTTTGGCGAGAACTATATTCAGGAAGCCGCGAAGAAAGTGGCGATCCTCGTGGGGGAAGGCGCACGCCCGACGTGGCACTTGATCGGCCACCTTCAGGCGAATAAGGTGAAAGCCGTGATGGGAACGTTCGCTTGGATACATTCCGTGGATCGGATGTCGTTGCTCGACGATCTCGCGCGTCAGGGTCGGGCCGAAGCCGCCATGCCGGAACTCCTTTTGCAGGTCAATCTCGAACAGGATCGCGCGAAGAGCACCAAATTTGGATTTGAGCCGGCGGAGTTGGAAAATGCCCTCCATGCCGCCGCGGAGCGGCGCCTCCCCGTGCGGGGCCTGATGACCTTCCCGCCCTATTTCGAAGATCCCGAACGAGCGCGCCCGTACTACGCAAGATTGCGGGCCTTGCGCGAGGAACTGGCCCGCCGCGATTGGGGCGAGGGGATCGAGATCCGGGAACTCTCGATGGGAATGTCGAATGACTTCGAAACCGCGATCGAAGAGGGGGCGACGATGGTGCGTGTGGGGACGTCCTTGTTCGGCGCCCGGATGGCAGAGCCGTCCCGCGACGGCCAGGACGGCCCCAAGCGGGGCGGCGCCCGGATGGCAGAGCCGTCCCGCGACGGCCAGGACGGCCTAAAGCGGGGTGGGCCGCGGAGGAGAGACGAATGA
- the proC gene encoding pyrroline-5-carboxylate reductase: MKKVGLIGGGRMGEALVRGLIFSKFLPSDAVGVCDVDLRRLDHLHQEFGVATFKSNALLTQWADVIVLAVKPQIVTGVLRELAGGKLDGKLIVSIVAGLPLETIKAGLSPAVRVVRVMPNTPAQVLEGMSVLCFDAGLGEAEHVFVKQMFESVGQVVVTEDEKIMNVATALVGSGPAFVFLFIEAVADGAVRMGLPRDKAYAAAAQMVLGAAKLVLETGQHPGQLKDQVASPGGTTIEGLSALEKGGFRGLLIDAIEAATKRSEQLSPTAKK; the protein is encoded by the coding sequence ATGAAAAAGGTCGGACTCATCGGTGGCGGTCGAATGGGCGAGGCCCTCGTGCGGGGCCTCATCTTTTCCAAGTTTCTCCCGTCCGACGCCGTGGGGGTGTGTGACGTGGACTTGCGCCGCCTGGACCATCTCCATCAGGAGTTCGGCGTGGCGACGTTCAAGAGTAACGCGCTGCTGACCCAATGGGCGGACGTCATCGTGTTGGCGGTCAAGCCCCAGATCGTGACCGGGGTCCTCCGGGAGTTGGCCGGCGGGAAGCTGGACGGAAAACTGATCGTATCGATTGTTGCGGGGCTGCCGCTCGAAACGATCAAGGCCGGTTTGTCCCCAGCCGTTCGCGTGGTGAGGGTCATGCCCAACACGCCGGCCCAAGTGCTTGAAGGCATGTCCGTGCTCTGCTTCGATGCCGGTCTTGGAGAAGCAGAGCATGTGTTTGTGAAGCAGATGTTTGAATCGGTCGGCCAAGTGGTGGTTACGGAAGACGAGAAGATCATGAATGTGGCGACGGCGCTCGTGGGAAGCGGGCCGGCCTTTGTGTTTCTGTTCATCGAGGCGGTGGCGGACGGTGCGGTTCGGATGGGGCTGCCGCGGGACAAGGCTTACGCGGCCGCGGCGCAGATGGTGCTCGGCGCGGCCAAGCTCGTGCTCGAAACCGGTCAGCATCCCGGCCAGCTCAAAGACCAGGTGGCTTCCCCCGGCGGAACTACGATCGAGGGGCTGAGCGCGCTTGAAAAAGGCGGTTTCCGCGGGCTTTTGATTGACGCGATTGAAGCGGCCACAAAGCGCTCGGAACAGTTGTCTCCCACCGCGAAGAAGTGA
- a CDS encoding YggT family protein, translating to MHNVLAGLAVVLDGLLTFYFWIVVVGALISWVNPDPYNPIVRFLRGVTEPVFRPIRRLLGRWMMVSGIDLSPLVVILLIQFLQYAAVANLREWAAKLN from the coding sequence ATGCACAACGTTTTAGCCGGGCTGGCGGTGGTCCTCGATGGACTCCTGACGTTCTATTTCTGGATCGTCGTCGTCGGAGCCCTGATCTCGTGGGTCAACCCTGACCCCTACAATCCGATCGTGAGATTTCTGAGGGGGGTGACGGAACCGGTGTTTCGCCCCATCCGGCGCCTTTTGGGAAGGTGGATGATGGTTTCGGGGATCGACCTGAGCCCGCTGGTGGTCATTCTTCTCATCCAGTTTCTTCAGTACGCCGCCGTGGCGAATCTGCGCGAATGGGCCGCGAAGCTGAATTGA
- a CDS encoding DivIVA domain-containing protein, producing the protein MKLTPMEIRQSEFRRTFTGYDTGQVRALLDVVVEEMERLIKENSTMKGDLRRKDMRLQEMEDGEKNVRETLLTLHKMTQQVRGDAEKEAELIVSRAQLQSETILNDAQQKYNRLVSELQEMRRVKIQFEAAVRSAVDQHLKMLEGLTAPEIERTEDKIRFFTGAKSGE; encoded by the coding sequence ATGAAACTGACTCCCATGGAAATCCGGCAATCGGAGTTTCGCCGCACGTTCACCGGCTACGATACGGGCCAGGTGCGGGCGCTGCTCGACGTGGTGGTGGAAGAAATGGAACGGCTCATCAAGGAAAATTCGACGATGAAGGGGGATCTGCGGCGAAAGGACATGCGGCTTCAGGAGATGGAAGACGGCGAAAAGAACGTTCGCGAGACACTCCTCACGCTTCACAAGATGACCCAGCAGGTCCGAGGGGACGCCGAGAAAGAGGCGGAGCTGATCGTCAGCCGGGCGCAACTTCAGTCTGAAACGATCCTCAACGACGCCCAGCAGAAATACAACCGGCTGGTGTCGGAACTCCAGGAGATGAGGCGTGTGAAGATTCAGTTCGAGGCCGCCGTGCGATCGGCCGTGGATCAGCATTTGAAGATGCTCGAAGGACTGACCGCGCCGGAAATCGAGCGGACGGAGGACAAGATTCGGTTTTTCACCGGAGCCAAATCGGGCGAGTAG
- the tmk gene encoding dTMP kinase codes for MAWVKTPSRGRFITFEGIEGCGKSTCIRHVAGRLRRSGRRVVVTREPGGTPDGLFIRKLLLESSDAMDPRTELVLYCVDRWIHSARVILPRLRRGGIVLSDRYYDSTMAYQGAGRKLPSSFLREWVLGVGNLPRPDLTLLLDCPVETGFRRLRSRGFSRDRMEREALSFHRRVRAAYLERARRDPERFRVIDSSRSLSKVLLDVEGTVENLLPSSRRR; via the coding sequence GTGGCCTGGGTGAAGACCCCTTCGAGGGGCCGTTTCATCACCTTCGAAGGGATCGAAGGCTGCGGGAAGTCCACCTGCATCCGCCATGTGGCGGGCCGTCTGCGGCGTTCAGGCAGACGGGTGGTGGTGACGAGAGAGCCGGGCGGAACTCCCGACGGACTCTTCATCAGGAAGCTGCTTCTCGAGTCCTCAGACGCGATGGACCCTCGAACCGAGCTTGTTCTCTACTGCGTGGACCGTTGGATTCATTCGGCTAGGGTGATCCTCCCCAGGCTGAGGCGTGGGGGCATTGTGCTGTCCGATCGATACTACGACTCCACGATGGCGTACCAAGGGGCGGGCCGGAAACTGCCCTCTTCTTTCCTTCGTGAGTGGGTCCTGGGCGTGGGCAATCTTCCCCGGCCGGATCTTACCCTGCTCCTCGACTGTCCGGTGGAAACCGGTTTCCGACGTCTCCGGAGTCGTGGGTTTTCGCGAGACCGGATGGAGCGGGAAGCACTTTCTTTCCACCGGAGGGTCCGAGCGGCCTACCTGGAACGAGCAAGACGCGATCCGGAGCGCTTTCGCGTGATCGACTCTTCCCGTTCTCTCTCCAAGGTGCTGCTGGACGTGGAGGGCACGGTGGAGAATCTTCTGCCATCCTCTCGTAGACGGTAG
- the ftsY gene encoding signal recognition particle-docking protein FtsY, producing the protein MGLIEGWSKVRRAIVAKFSALADGVAKRDPKVLAELEEFLITSDFGPEVSKRLVEEARKLLGAGESTDVQTVKGRLAVVLLETLKIPSTGAVVGPKPRVIFLVGPHGVGKTTTAGRLAHRFASEGKSVVLAAGDTHRAAAIEQVRQWAGRSASTQGRVECVGQQEGADPAAVIFDAVTHARKSASDFVIADTAGRVHTRQPLMESLQKTRRAMEKAHPGSPHETLLVLDATVGQNALSIARSFAQAVPLTGLVLTKMDGTAKGGTVFALCRELRIPVVYVGVGEGAGDLVPFEAGSFVGSLLD; encoded by the coding sequence ATGGGCTTAATTGAGGGATGGTCGAAGGTCCGCCGGGCCATCGTGGCGAAGTTCTCCGCCCTCGCGGACGGGGTGGCCAAGCGTGATCCCAAGGTCCTGGCGGAATTGGAGGAGTTTCTGATCACCTCGGATTTTGGGCCGGAGGTGTCCAAACGGCTCGTGGAAGAGGCACGGAAACTCCTGGGTGCCGGAGAATCGACCGACGTCCAGACCGTCAAGGGTAGACTGGCCGTGGTGCTCCTCGAAACGCTGAAGATTCCATCGACCGGGGCGGTTGTCGGTCCCAAACCCCGGGTGATCTTTCTGGTGGGCCCCCATGGGGTGGGGAAAACCACCACGGCGGGCCGGCTGGCGCATCGTTTCGCTTCAGAAGGGAAATCGGTGGTGCTGGCTGCGGGTGACACTCACCGCGCGGCGGCCATTGAGCAAGTGCGCCAGTGGGCAGGGCGTTCAGCCTCCACGCAGGGTCGGGTGGAATGCGTGGGTCAGCAGGAGGGTGCTGATCCGGCTGCTGTGATTTTTGATGCTGTGACGCATGCGCGGAAGTCGGCATCGGATTTCGTGATTGCGGACACCGCCGGACGGGTCCACACCCGGCAGCCGCTCATGGAATCTCTCCAGAAGACCCGCCGCGCCATGGAGAAAGCGCATCCCGGTTCTCCGCATGAAACGCTTCTCGTTCTCGATGCGACCGTAGGGCAGAATGCGCTATCCATTGCCCGCAGCTTCGCCCAAGCCGTGCCGCTCACGGGGCTGGTGCTGACCAAGATGGACGGAACGGCCAAGGGTGGAACGGTCTTCGCGCTATGCCGGGAGTTGAGGATTCCGGTCGTCTACGTCGGAGTGGGGGAAGGAGCCGGGGATTTGGTGCCGTTCGAAGCAGGGAGCTTCGTCGGTTCGCTCTTGGATTAA
- a CDS encoding TraR/DksA C4-type zinc finger protein has translation MSKDRKKTAKVKKSATPARVTAKKSAKKIRKATSGPYLEIRHQLAKMKEDLLTQILKTAKKERYSLKREVGDLYDQAYSDRERELTLMLGDIESQKLKEINDALFRIDRGEYGACENCTSTIPTARLRIMPFARMCVTCQSGLENEMGEQRRREVIESATHASRAKIDEEEA, from the coding sequence ATGAGCAAAGATAGGAAGAAGACGGCCAAGGTCAAGAAGTCGGCGACCCCCGCCCGTGTGACGGCCAAGAAGTCCGCCAAAAAGATCCGCAAAGCGACCAGCGGACCTTACCTCGAAATTCGCCATCAGCTGGCCAAGATGAAGGAAGATCTCCTCACCCAGATCCTGAAAACGGCCAAGAAGGAGCGGTACTCTCTGAAACGGGAAGTGGGCGACTTGTACGATCAGGCCTACAGCGACCGCGAGCGCGAATTGACGCTCATGCTCGGAGACATCGAAAGCCAGAAACTCAAGGAGATCAACGACGCCCTGTTTCGGATCGACCGGGGGGAATACGGCGCCTGCGAGAATTGCACGTCCACGATTCCCACGGCCCGCCTTCGCATCATGCCCTTTGCCCGAATGTGCGTAACGTGCCAGTCCGGTCTTGAGAACGAGATGGGGGAGCAACGGCGCCGGGAAGTCATCGAATCCGCCACTCACGCGTCCCGCGCCAAGATCGACGAGGAAGAAGCTTAA
- a CDS encoding methyltransferase domain-containing protein, which produces MHGILVGLQPEGYTMEGIDTKTTPAGDPPSGLPRFFQNLERRRAERIAEELGAYLGPGERVLDLGCGPLVVADHIRRRLDVQIVGLDTFDARKVRLPLVLSMGDRTPFRTGSFDTVLIGFVLHECSDAGVAILQEAQRLARKQVLLLEEGYDTTLDRILLRTIDKLLNRPDPNAPISRPLFRPSADWSKLFRNLGFEIAGVKWMRTTPLFRTRQVLFVLRP; this is translated from the coding sequence ATGCACGGTATACTGGTGGGCCTGCAACCCGAGGGATACACGATGGAAGGGATTGATACCAAGACGACGCCGGCGGGCGATCCGCCCAGCGGACTCCCGCGATTTTTTCAAAATCTCGAGCGCCGGAGGGCGGAGCGAATCGCGGAGGAACTCGGAGCGTATCTTGGGCCCGGAGAGCGTGTCCTCGATCTTGGATGCGGACCTCTGGTGGTGGCGGATCACATCCGGAGGCGGCTCGATGTTCAGATTGTGGGCCTCGATACTTTCGACGCGCGCAAGGTCCGGCTGCCCCTGGTGCTCTCCATGGGCGACCGTACGCCGTTTAGGACGGGTTCGTTCGACACCGTGTTAATCGGATTTGTTCTGCATGAGTGTTCGGATGCCGGCGTGGCGATCCTTCAGGAAGCGCAGCGGCTCGCGCGGAAGCAGGTCCTGCTGTTGGAGGAAGGGTACGATACGACCCTGGACCGCATTCTCCTGCGCACGATCGACAAGCTTCTGAATCGCCCCGACCCCAACGCCCCGATCTCGCGGCCGCTGTTCCGGCCCTCGGCCGATTGGTCAAAACTCTTCCGGAATCTGGGATTTGAAATCGCCGGCGTGAAATGGATGAGGACCACTCCGCTGTTCCGGACGCGGCAAGTCCTATTCGTCCTCCGCCCGTAG